The Camelus ferus isolate YT-003-E chromosome 32, BCGSAC_Cfer_1.0, whole genome shotgun sequence genome window below encodes:
- the DERL3 gene encoding derlin-3 isoform X4, producing MAWRGLATEFLQVPAVTRTYTAACVLTTAAVQLELLSPFQLYFNPHLVFRKFQVWRLVTNFLFFGPLGFSFFFNMLFVFRYCRMLEEGSFRGRTADFVFMFLFGGVLMTLLGLLGSLFFLGQALTAMLVYVWSRRSPRVRVNFFGLLTFQAPFLPWALMGFSMLLGNSILVDLLGPPRPWSCPLPGQSWSHPGLAICAGHWALWSPRAGSGLWRVASAAGGSPQGSLWATSTTSWRMFSPTSQEARGCC from the exons ATGGCGTGGCGGGGTCTGGCGACCGAGTTCCTGCAGGTGCCAGCGGTGACGCGGACCTACACCGCGGCCTGCGTCCTCACCACCGCCGCCGTG CAGCTGGAGCTCCTCAGCCCCTTCCAACTCTACTTCAACCCGCACCTCGTGTTCCGGAAGTTCCAG GTTTGGAGGCTCGTTACCAACTTCCTGTTCTTCGGGCCCCTGGGATTCAGCTTCTTCTTCAACATGCTCTTCGT GTTCCGCTACTGCCGCATGCTGGAGGAGGGCTCCTTCCGCGGCCGCACGGCCGACTTCGTCTTCATGTTTCTCTTCGGGGGCGTCCTTATGACC CTGCTGGGGCTCCTGGGCAGCCTCTTCTTCCTGGGCCAGGCCCTCACGGCCATGCTGGTGTACGTGTGGAGCCGCCGCAGCCCCCGGGTGAGGGTCAACTTCTTCGGCCTCCTCACCTTCCAGGCACCATTCCTGCCTTGGGCGCTCATGGGCTTCTCAATGCTGCTGGGCAACTCCATCCTTGTGGACCTGCTGG GCCCTCCCCGCCCCTGGTCCTGCCCACTTCCGGGCCAGTCCTGGTCCCACCCTGGGCTGGCCATCTGTGCAGGACATTGGGCACTATGGAGTCCCAGAGCAGGTTCTGGATTGTGGAGGGTGGCCTCGGCAGCTGGTGGATCTCCGCAGGGATCGCTGTGGGCCACATCTACTACTTCCTGGAGGATGTTTTCCCCAACCAGCCAGGAGGCAAGAGGCTGCTGCTGA
- the DERL3 gene encoding derlin-3 isoform X1: protein MGQLGQFAPLESRWHCLWFSEGRTARAARQPRFNGVAGSGDRVPAGASGDADLHRGLRPHHRRRAAGAPQPLPTLLQPAPRVPEVPGLEARYQLPVLRAPGIQLLLQHALRVPLLPHAGGGLLPRPHGRLRLHVSLRGRPYDPAGAPGQPLLPGPGPHGHAGVRVEPPQPPGEGQLLRPPHLPGTIPALGAHGLLNAAGQLHPCGPAGPSPPLVLPTSGPVLVPPWAGHLCRTLGTMESQSRFWIVEGGLGSWWISAGIAVGHIYYFLEDVFPNQPGGKRLLLTPGFLKLLLDTPEEDPNYLPLPEEQPQPPQQ, encoded by the exons ATGGGGCAGCTTGGCCAGTTCGCTCCGCTGGAGTCGAG GTGGCACTGCCTCTGGTTCTCGGAGGGAAGGACAGCCCGGGCCGCCAGGCAGCCCAG GTTCAATGGCGTGGCGGGGTCTGGCGACCGAGTTCCTGCAGGTGCCAGCGGTGACGCGGACCTACACCGCGGCCTGCGTCCTCACCACCGCCGCCGTG CAGCTGGAGCTCCTCAGCCCCTTCCAACTCTACTTCAACCCGCACCTCGTGTTCCGGAAGTTCCAG GTTTGGAGGCTCGTTACCAACTTCCTGTTCTTCGGGCCCCTGGGATTCAGCTTCTTCTTCAACATGCTCTTCGT GTTCCGCTACTGCCGCATGCTGGAGGAGGGCTCCTTCCGCGGCCGCACGGCCGACTTCGTCTTCATGTTTCTCTTCGGGGGCGTCCTTATGACC CTGCTGGGGCTCCTGGGCAGCCTCTTCTTCCTGGGCCAGGCCCTCACGGCCATGCTGGTGTACGTGTGGAGCCGCCGCAGCCCCCGGGTGAGGGTCAACTTCTTCGGCCTCCTCACCTTCCAGGCACCATTCCTGCCTTGGGCGCTCATGGGCTTCTCAATGCTGCTGGGCAACTCCATCCTTGTGGACCTGCTGG GCCCTCCCCGCCCCTGGTCCTGCCCACTTCCGGGCCAGTCCTGGTCCCACCCTGGGCTGGCCATCTGTGCAGGACATTGGGCACTATGGAGTCCCAGAGCAGGTTCTGGATTGTGGAGGGTGGCCTCGGCAGCTGGTGGATCTCCGCAGGGATCGCTGTGGGCCACATCTACTACTTCCTGGAGGATGTTTTCCCCAACCAGCCAGGAGGCAAGAGGCTGCTGCTGACCCCCGGCTTCCT GAAGCTGCTACTGGACACTCCAGAGGAGGACCCCAATTACCTGCCCCTCCCGGAGGAGCAGCCACAACCCCCGCAGCAGTGa
- the DERL3 gene encoding derlin-3 isoform X2, with amino-acid sequence MGQLGQFAPLESRWHCLWFSEGRTARAARQPRFNGVAGSGDRVPAGASGDADLHRGLRPHHRRRAGAPQPLPTLLQPAPRVPEVPGLEARYQLPVLRAPGIQLLLQHALRVPLLPHAGGGLLPRPHGRLRLHVSLRGRPYDPAGAPGQPLLPGPGPHGHAGVRVEPPQPPGEGQLLRPPHLPGTIPALGAHGLLNAAGQLHPCGPAGPSPPLVLPTSGPVLVPPWAGHLCRTLGTMESQSRFWIVEGGLGSWWISAGIAVGHIYYFLEDVFPNQPGGKRLLLTPGFLKLLLDTPEEDPNYLPLPEEQPQPPQQ; translated from the exons ATGGGGCAGCTTGGCCAGTTCGCTCCGCTGGAGTCGAG GTGGCACTGCCTCTGGTTCTCGGAGGGAAGGACAGCCCGGGCCGCCAGGCAGCCCAG GTTCAATGGCGTGGCGGGGTCTGGCGACCGAGTTCCTGCAGGTGCCAGCGGTGACGCGGACCTACACCGCGGCCTGCGTCCTCACCACCGCCGCCGTG CTGGAGCTCCTCAGCCCCTTCCAACTCTACTTCAACCCGCACCTCGTGTTCCGGAAGTTCCAG GTTTGGAGGCTCGTTACCAACTTCCTGTTCTTCGGGCCCCTGGGATTCAGCTTCTTCTTCAACATGCTCTTCGT GTTCCGCTACTGCCGCATGCTGGAGGAGGGCTCCTTCCGCGGCCGCACGGCCGACTTCGTCTTCATGTTTCTCTTCGGGGGCGTCCTTATGACC CTGCTGGGGCTCCTGGGCAGCCTCTTCTTCCTGGGCCAGGCCCTCACGGCCATGCTGGTGTACGTGTGGAGCCGCCGCAGCCCCCGGGTGAGGGTCAACTTCTTCGGCCTCCTCACCTTCCAGGCACCATTCCTGCCTTGGGCGCTCATGGGCTTCTCAATGCTGCTGGGCAACTCCATCCTTGTGGACCTGCTGG GCCCTCCCCGCCCCTGGTCCTGCCCACTTCCGGGCCAGTCCTGGTCCCACCCTGGGCTGGCCATCTGTGCAGGACATTGGGCACTATGGAGTCCCAGAGCAGGTTCTGGATTGTGGAGGGTGGCCTCGGCAGCTGGTGGATCTCCGCAGGGATCGCTGTGGGCCACATCTACTACTTCCTGGAGGATGTTTTCCCCAACCAGCCAGGAGGCAAGAGGCTGCTGCTGACCCCCGGCTTCCT GAAGCTGCTACTGGACACTCCAGAGGAGGACCCCAATTACCTGCCCCTCCCGGAGGAGCAGCCACAACCCCCGCAGCAGTGa
- the DERL3 gene encoding derlin-3 isoform X5 — translation MGQLGQFAPLESRWHCLWFSEGRTARAARQPRFNGVAGSGDRVPAGASGDADLHRGLRPHHRRRAAGAPQPLPTLLQPAPRVPEVPGLEARYQLPVLRAPGIQLLLQHALRVPLLPHAGGGLLPRPHGRLRLHVSLRGRPYDPAGAPGQPLLPGPGPHGHAGVRVEPPQPPGEGQLLRPPHLPGTIPALGAHGLLNAAGQLHPCGPAGDRCGPHLLLPGGCFPQPARRQEAAADPRLPVSAGMTPSLPGLRWLPHLMGHPAGCSSAWAPPDRKLLLDTPEEDPNYLPLPEEQPQPPQQ, via the exons ATGGGGCAGCTTGGCCAGTTCGCTCCGCTGGAGTCGAG GTGGCACTGCCTCTGGTTCTCGGAGGGAAGGACAGCCCGGGCCGCCAGGCAGCCCAG GTTCAATGGCGTGGCGGGGTCTGGCGACCGAGTTCCTGCAGGTGCCAGCGGTGACGCGGACCTACACCGCGGCCTGCGTCCTCACCACCGCCGCCGTG CAGCTGGAGCTCCTCAGCCCCTTCCAACTCTACTTCAACCCGCACCTCGTGTTCCGGAAGTTCCAG GTTTGGAGGCTCGTTACCAACTTCCTGTTCTTCGGGCCCCTGGGATTCAGCTTCTTCTTCAACATGCTCTTCGT GTTCCGCTACTGCCGCATGCTGGAGGAGGGCTCCTTCCGCGGCCGCACGGCCGACTTCGTCTTCATGTTTCTCTTCGGGGGCGTCCTTATGACC CTGCTGGGGCTCCTGGGCAGCCTCTTCTTCCTGGGCCAGGCCCTCACGGCCATGCTGGTGTACGTGTGGAGCCGCCGCAGCCCCCGGGTGAGGGTCAACTTCTTCGGCCTCCTCACCTTCCAGGCACCATTCCTGCCTTGGGCGCTCATGGGCTTCTCAATGCTGCTGGGCAACTCCATCCTTGTGGACCTGCTGG GGATCGCTGTGGGCCACATCTACTACTTCCTGGAGGATGTTTTCCCCAACCAGCCAGGAGGCAAGAGGCTGCTGCTGACCCCCGGCTTCCTGTGAGTGCTGGGATGacgccctccctgcctggcctcagGTGGCTCCCCCACCTCATGGGGCACCCTGCTGGCTGCAGCTCAGCTTGGGCCCCTCCCGACAGGAAGCTGCTACTGGACACTCCAGAGGAGGACCCCAATTACCTGCCCCTCCCGGAGGAGCAGCCACAACCCCCGCAGCAGTGa
- the DERL3 gene encoding derlin-3 isoform X11 has translation MAWRGLATEFLQVPAVTRTYTAACVLTTAAVLELLSPFQLYFNPHLVFRKFQVWRLVTNFLFFGPLGFSFFFNMLFVFRYCRMLEEGSFRGRTADFVFMFLFGGVLMTLLGLLGSLFFLGQALTAMLVYVWSRRSPRVRVNFFGLLTFQAPFLPWALMGFSMLLGNSILVDLLGIAVGHIYYFLEDVFPNQPGGKRLLLTPGFLKLLLDTPEEDPNYLPLPEEQPQPPQQ, from the exons ATGGCGTGGCGGGGTCTGGCGACCGAGTTCCTGCAGGTGCCAGCGGTGACGCGGACCTACACCGCGGCCTGCGTCCTCACCACCGCCGCCGTG CTGGAGCTCCTCAGCCCCTTCCAACTCTACTTCAACCCGCACCTCGTGTTCCGGAAGTTCCAG GTTTGGAGGCTCGTTACCAACTTCCTGTTCTTCGGGCCCCTGGGATTCAGCTTCTTCTTCAACATGCTCTTCGT GTTCCGCTACTGCCGCATGCTGGAGGAGGGCTCCTTCCGCGGCCGCACGGCCGACTTCGTCTTCATGTTTCTCTTCGGGGGCGTCCTTATGACC CTGCTGGGGCTCCTGGGCAGCCTCTTCTTCCTGGGCCAGGCCCTCACGGCCATGCTGGTGTACGTGTGGAGCCGCCGCAGCCCCCGGGTGAGGGTCAACTTCTTCGGCCTCCTCACCTTCCAGGCACCATTCCTGCCTTGGGCGCTCATGGGCTTCTCAATGCTGCTGGGCAACTCCATCCTTGTGGACCTGCTGG GGATCGCTGTGGGCCACATCTACTACTTCCTGGAGGATGTTTTCCCCAACCAGCCAGGAGGCAAGAGGCTGCTGCTGACCCCCGGCTTCCT GAAGCTGCTACTGGACACTCCAGAGGAGGACCCCAATTACCTGCCCCTCCCGGAGGAGCAGCCACAACCCCCGCAGCAGTGa
- the DERL3 gene encoding derlin-3 isoform X13: MGQLGQFAPLESRWHCLWFSEGRTARAARQPRFNGVAGSGDRVPAGASGDADLHRGLRPHHRRRAGAPQPLPTLLQPAPRVPEVPGTIPALGAHGLLNAAGQLHPCGPAGPSPPLVLPTSGPVLVPPWAGHLCRTLGTMESQSRFWIVEGGLGSWWISAGIAVGHIYYFLEDVFPNQPGGKRLLLTPGFLKLLLDTPEEDPNYLPLPEEQPQPPQQ, from the exons ATGGGGCAGCTTGGCCAGTTCGCTCCGCTGGAGTCGAG GTGGCACTGCCTCTGGTTCTCGGAGGGAAGGACAGCCCGGGCCGCCAGGCAGCCCAG GTTCAATGGCGTGGCGGGGTCTGGCGACCGAGTTCCTGCAGGTGCCAGCGGTGACGCGGACCTACACCGCGGCCTGCGTCCTCACCACCGCCGCCGTG CTGGAGCTCCTCAGCCCCTTCCAACTCTACTTCAACCCGCACCTCGTGTTCCGGAAGTTCCAG GCACCATTCCTGCCTTGGGCGCTCATGGGCTTCTCAATGCTGCTGGGCAACTCCATCCTTGTGGACCTGCTGG GCCCTCCCCGCCCCTGGTCCTGCCCACTTCCGGGCCAGTCCTGGTCCCACCCTGGGCTGGCCATCTGTGCAGGACATTGGGCACTATGGAGTCCCAGAGCAGGTTCTGGATTGTGGAGGGTGGCCTCGGCAGCTGGTGGATCTCCGCAGGGATCGCTGTGGGCCACATCTACTACTTCCTGGAGGATGTTTTCCCCAACCAGCCAGGAGGCAAGAGGCTGCTGCTGACCCCCGGCTTCCT GAAGCTGCTACTGGACACTCCAGAGGAGGACCCCAATTACCTGCCCCTCCCGGAGGAGCAGCCACAACCCCCGCAGCAGTGa
- the DERL3 gene encoding derlin-3 isoform X12, with protein MAWRGLATEFLQVPAVTRTYTAACVLTTAAVQLELLSPFQLYFNPHLVFRKFQTLQVPLLPHAGGGLLPRPHGRLRLHVSLRGRPYDPAGAPGQPLLPGPGPHGHAGVRVEPPQPPGEGQLLRPPHLPGTIPALGAHGLLNAAGQLHPCGPAGPSPPLVLPTSGPVLVPPWAGHLCRTLGTMESQSRFWIVEGGLGSWWISAGIAVGHIYYFLEDVFPNQPGGKRLLLTPGFLKLLLDTPEEDPNYLPLPEEQPQPPQQ; from the exons ATGGCGTGGCGGGGTCTGGCGACCGAGTTCCTGCAGGTGCCAGCGGTGACGCGGACCTACACCGCGGCCTGCGTCCTCACCACCGCCGCCGTG CAGCTGGAGCTCCTCAGCCCCTTCCAACTCTACTTCAACCCGCACCTCGTGTTCCGGAAGTTCCAG ACGCTGCAGGTTCCGCTACTGCCGCATGCTGGAGGAGGGCTCCTTCCGCGGCCGCACGGCCGACTTCGTCTTCATGTTTCTCTTCGGGGGCGTCCTTATGACC CTGCTGGGGCTCCTGGGCAGCCTCTTCTTCCTGGGCCAGGCCCTCACGGCCATGCTGGTGTACGTGTGGAGCCGCCGCAGCCCCCGGGTGAGGGTCAACTTCTTCGGCCTCCTCACCTTCCAGGCACCATTCCTGCCTTGGGCGCTCATGGGCTTCTCAATGCTGCTGGGCAACTCCATCCTTGTGGACCTGCTGG GCCCTCCCCGCCCCTGGTCCTGCCCACTTCCGGGCCAGTCCTGGTCCCACCCTGGGCTGGCCATCTGTGCAGGACATTGGGCACTATGGAGTCCCAGAGCAGGTTCTGGATTGTGGAGGGTGGCCTCGGCAGCTGGTGGATCTCCGCAGGGATCGCTGTGGGCCACATCTACTACTTCCTGGAGGATGTTTTCCCCAACCAGCCAGGAGGCAAGAGGCTGCTGCTGACCCCCGGCTTCCT GAAGCTGCTACTGGACACTCCAGAGGAGGACCCCAATTACCTGCCCCTCCCGGAGGAGCAGCCACAACCCCCGCAGCAGTGa
- the DERL3 gene encoding derlin-3 isoform X6: MAWRGLATEFLQVPAVTRTYTAACVLTTAAVLELLSPFQLYFNPHLVFRKFQVWRLVTNFLFFGPLGFSFFFNMLFVFRYCRMLEEGSFRGRTADFVFMFLFGGVLMTLLGLLGSLFFLGQALTAMLVYVWSRRSPRVRVNFFGLLTFQAPFLPWALMGFSMLLGNSILVDLLGPPRPWSCPLPGQSWSHPGLAICAGHWALWSPRAGSGLWRVASAAGGSPQGSLWATSTTSWRMFSPTSQEARGCC; the protein is encoded by the exons ATGGCGTGGCGGGGTCTGGCGACCGAGTTCCTGCAGGTGCCAGCGGTGACGCGGACCTACACCGCGGCCTGCGTCCTCACCACCGCCGCCGTG CTGGAGCTCCTCAGCCCCTTCCAACTCTACTTCAACCCGCACCTCGTGTTCCGGAAGTTCCAG GTTTGGAGGCTCGTTACCAACTTCCTGTTCTTCGGGCCCCTGGGATTCAGCTTCTTCTTCAACATGCTCTTCGT GTTCCGCTACTGCCGCATGCTGGAGGAGGGCTCCTTCCGCGGCCGCACGGCCGACTTCGTCTTCATGTTTCTCTTCGGGGGCGTCCTTATGACC CTGCTGGGGCTCCTGGGCAGCCTCTTCTTCCTGGGCCAGGCCCTCACGGCCATGCTGGTGTACGTGTGGAGCCGCCGCAGCCCCCGGGTGAGGGTCAACTTCTTCGGCCTCCTCACCTTCCAGGCACCATTCCTGCCTTGGGCGCTCATGGGCTTCTCAATGCTGCTGGGCAACTCCATCCTTGTGGACCTGCTGG GCCCTCCCCGCCCCTGGTCCTGCCCACTTCCGGGCCAGTCCTGGTCCCACCCTGGGCTGGCCATCTGTGCAGGACATTGGGCACTATGGAGTCCCAGAGCAGGTTCTGGATTGTGGAGGGTGGCCTCGGCAGCTGGTGGATCTCCGCAGGGATCGCTGTGGGCCACATCTACTACTTCCTGGAGGATGTTTTCCCCAACCAGCCAGGAGGCAAGAGGCTGCTGCTGA
- the DERL3 gene encoding derlin-3 isoform X10, whose product MAWRGLATEFLQVPAVTRTYTAACVLTTAAVQLELLSPFQLYFNPHLVFRKFQVWRLVTNFLFFGPLGFSFFFNMLFVFRYCRMLEEGSFRGRTADFVFMFLFGGVLMTLLGLLGSLFFLGQALTAMLVYVWSRRSPRVRVNFFGLLTFQAPFLPWALMGFSMLLGNSILVDLLGIAVGHIYYFLEDVFPNQPGGKRLLLTPGFLKLLLDTPEEDPNYLPLPEEQPQPPQQ is encoded by the exons ATGGCGTGGCGGGGTCTGGCGACCGAGTTCCTGCAGGTGCCAGCGGTGACGCGGACCTACACCGCGGCCTGCGTCCTCACCACCGCCGCCGTG CAGCTGGAGCTCCTCAGCCCCTTCCAACTCTACTTCAACCCGCACCTCGTGTTCCGGAAGTTCCAG GTTTGGAGGCTCGTTACCAACTTCCTGTTCTTCGGGCCCCTGGGATTCAGCTTCTTCTTCAACATGCTCTTCGT GTTCCGCTACTGCCGCATGCTGGAGGAGGGCTCCTTCCGCGGCCGCACGGCCGACTTCGTCTTCATGTTTCTCTTCGGGGGCGTCCTTATGACC CTGCTGGGGCTCCTGGGCAGCCTCTTCTTCCTGGGCCAGGCCCTCACGGCCATGCTGGTGTACGTGTGGAGCCGCCGCAGCCCCCGGGTGAGGGTCAACTTCTTCGGCCTCCTCACCTTCCAGGCACCATTCCTGCCTTGGGCGCTCATGGGCTTCTCAATGCTGCTGGGCAACTCCATCCTTGTGGACCTGCTGG GGATCGCTGTGGGCCACATCTACTACTTCCTGGAGGATGTTTTCCCCAACCAGCCAGGAGGCAAGAGGCTGCTGCTGACCCCCGGCTTCCT GAAGCTGCTACTGGACACTCCAGAGGAGGACCCCAATTACCTGCCCCTCCCGGAGGAGCAGCCACAACCCCCGCAGCAGTGa
- the DERL3 gene encoding derlin-3 isoform X3: MAWRGLATEFLQVPAVTRTYTAACVLTTAAVLELLSPFQLYFNPHLVFRKFQTLQVPLLPHAGGGLLPRPHGRLRLHVSLRGRPYDPAGAPGQPLLPGPGPHGHAGVRVEPPQPPGEGQLLRPPHLPGTIPALGAHGLLNAAGQLHPCGPAGPSPPLVLPTSGPVLVPPWAGHLCRTLGTMESQSRFWIVEGGLGSWWISAGIAVGHIYYFLEDVFPNQPGGKRLLLTPGFLKLLLDTPEEDPNYLPLPEEQPQPPQQ, translated from the exons ATGGCGTGGCGGGGTCTGGCGACCGAGTTCCTGCAGGTGCCAGCGGTGACGCGGACCTACACCGCGGCCTGCGTCCTCACCACCGCCGCCGTG CTGGAGCTCCTCAGCCCCTTCCAACTCTACTTCAACCCGCACCTCGTGTTCCGGAAGTTCCAG ACGCTGCAGGTTCCGCTACTGCCGCATGCTGGAGGAGGGCTCCTTCCGCGGCCGCACGGCCGACTTCGTCTTCATGTTTCTCTTCGGGGGCGTCCTTATGACC CTGCTGGGGCTCCTGGGCAGCCTCTTCTTCCTGGGCCAGGCCCTCACGGCCATGCTGGTGTACGTGTGGAGCCGCCGCAGCCCCCGGGTGAGGGTCAACTTCTTCGGCCTCCTCACCTTCCAGGCACCATTCCTGCCTTGGGCGCTCATGGGCTTCTCAATGCTGCTGGGCAACTCCATCCTTGTGGACCTGCTGG GCCCTCCCCGCCCCTGGTCCTGCCCACTTCCGGGCCAGTCCTGGTCCCACCCTGGGCTGGCCATCTGTGCAGGACATTGGGCACTATGGAGTCCCAGAGCAGGTTCTGGATTGTGGAGGGTGGCCTCGGCAGCTGGTGGATCTCCGCAGGGATCGCTGTGGGCCACATCTACTACTTCCTGGAGGATGTTTTCCCCAACCAGCCAGGAGGCAAGAGGCTGCTGCTGACCCCCGGCTTCCT GAAGCTGCTACTGGACACTCCAGAGGAGGACCCCAATTACCTGCCCCTCCCGGAGGAGCAGCCACAACCCCCGCAGCAGTGa
- the DERL3 gene encoding derlin-3 isoform X8 has translation MGQLGQFAPLESRFNGVAGSGDRVPAGASGDADLHRGLRPHHRRRAAGAPQPLPTLLQPAPRVPEVPGLEARYQLPVLRAPGIQLLLQHALRVPLLPHAGGGLLPRPHGRLRLHVSLRGRPYDPAGAPGQPLLPGPGPHGHAGVRVEPPQPPGEGQLLRPPHLPGTIPALGAHGLLNAAGQLHPCGPAGPSPPLVLPTSGPVLVPPWAGHLCRTLGTMESQSRFWIVEGGLGSWWISAGIAVGHIYYFLEDVFPNQPGGKRLLLTPGFLKLLLDTPEEDPNYLPLPEEQPQPPQQ, from the exons ATGGGGCAGCTTGGCCAGTTCGCTCCGCTGGAGTCGAG GTTCAATGGCGTGGCGGGGTCTGGCGACCGAGTTCCTGCAGGTGCCAGCGGTGACGCGGACCTACACCGCGGCCTGCGTCCTCACCACCGCCGCCGTG CAGCTGGAGCTCCTCAGCCCCTTCCAACTCTACTTCAACCCGCACCTCGTGTTCCGGAAGTTCCAG GTTTGGAGGCTCGTTACCAACTTCCTGTTCTTCGGGCCCCTGGGATTCAGCTTCTTCTTCAACATGCTCTTCGT GTTCCGCTACTGCCGCATGCTGGAGGAGGGCTCCTTCCGCGGCCGCACGGCCGACTTCGTCTTCATGTTTCTCTTCGGGGGCGTCCTTATGACC CTGCTGGGGCTCCTGGGCAGCCTCTTCTTCCTGGGCCAGGCCCTCACGGCCATGCTGGTGTACGTGTGGAGCCGCCGCAGCCCCCGGGTGAGGGTCAACTTCTTCGGCCTCCTCACCTTCCAGGCACCATTCCTGCCTTGGGCGCTCATGGGCTTCTCAATGCTGCTGGGCAACTCCATCCTTGTGGACCTGCTGG GCCCTCCCCGCCCCTGGTCCTGCCCACTTCCGGGCCAGTCCTGGTCCCACCCTGGGCTGGCCATCTGTGCAGGACATTGGGCACTATGGAGTCCCAGAGCAGGTTCTGGATTGTGGAGGGTGGCCTCGGCAGCTGGTGGATCTCCGCAGGGATCGCTGTGGGCCACATCTACTACTTCCTGGAGGATGTTTTCCCCAACCAGCCAGGAGGCAAGAGGCTGCTGCTGACCCCCGGCTTCCT GAAGCTGCTACTGGACACTCCAGAGGAGGACCCCAATTACCTGCCCCTCCCGGAGGAGCAGCCACAACCCCCGCAGCAGTGa
- the DERL3 gene encoding derlin-3 isoform X9 gives MGQLGQFAPLESRLGGTASGSRREGQPGPPGSPGSMAWRGLATEFLQVPAVTRTYTAACVLTTAAVQLELLSPFQLYFNPHLVFRKFQTLQVPLLPHAGGGLLPRPHGRLRLHVSLRGRPYDPAGAPGQPLLPGPGPHGHAGVRVEPPQPPGEGQLLRPPHLPGTIPALGAHGLLNAAGQLHPCGPAGPSPPLVLPTSGPVLVPPWAGHLCRTLGTMESQSRFWIVEGGLGSWWISAGIAVGHIYYFLEDVFPNQPGGKRLLLTPGFLKLLLDTPEEDPNYLPLPEEQPQPPQQ, from the exons ATGGGGCAGCTTGGCCAGTTCGCTCCGCTGGAGTCGAG GTTAGGTGGCACTGCCTCTGGTTCTCGGAGGGAAGGACAGCCCGGGCCGCCAGGCAGCCCAG GTTCAATGGCGTGGCGGGGTCTGGCGACCGAGTTCCTGCAGGTGCCAGCGGTGACGCGGACCTACACCGCGGCCTGCGTCCTCACCACCGCCGCCGTG CAGCTGGAGCTCCTCAGCCCCTTCCAACTCTACTTCAACCCGCACCTCGTGTTCCGGAAGTTCCAG ACGCTGCAGGTTCCGCTACTGCCGCATGCTGGAGGAGGGCTCCTTCCGCGGCCGCACGGCCGACTTCGTCTTCATGTTTCTCTTCGGGGGCGTCCTTATGACC CTGCTGGGGCTCCTGGGCAGCCTCTTCTTCCTGGGCCAGGCCCTCACGGCCATGCTGGTGTACGTGTGGAGCCGCCGCAGCCCCCGGGTGAGGGTCAACTTCTTCGGCCTCCTCACCTTCCAGGCACCATTCCTGCCTTGGGCGCTCATGGGCTTCTCAATGCTGCTGGGCAACTCCATCCTTGTGGACCTGCTGG GCCCTCCCCGCCCCTGGTCCTGCCCACTTCCGGGCCAGTCCTGGTCCCACCCTGGGCTGGCCATCTGTGCAGGACATTGGGCACTATGGAGTCCCAGAGCAGGTTCTGGATTGTGGAGGGTGGCCTCGGCAGCTGGTGGATCTCCGCAGGGATCGCTGTGGGCCACATCTACTACTTCCTGGAGGATGTTTTCCCCAACCAGCCAGGAGGCAAGAGGCTGCTGCTGACCCCCGGCTTCCT GAAGCTGCTACTGGACACTCCAGAGGAGGACCCCAATTACCTGCCCCTCCCGGAGGAGCAGCCACAACCCCCGCAGCAGTGa
- the DERL3 gene encoding derlin-3 isoform X7 produces the protein MGLPAWIHTHSRFSRFNGVAGSGDRVPAGASGDADLHRGLRPHHRRRAAGAPQPLPTLLQPAPRVPEVPGLEARYQLPVLRAPGIQLLLQHALRVPLLPHAGGGLLPRPHGRLRLHVSLRGRPYDPAGAPGQPLLPGPGPHGHAGVRVEPPQPPGEGQLLRPPHLPGTIPALGAHGLLNAAGQLHPCGPAGPSPPLVLPTSGPVLVPPWAGHLCRTLGTMESQSRFWIVEGGLGSWWISAGIAVGHIYYFLEDVFPNQPGGKRLLLTPGFLKLLLDTPEEDPNYLPLPEEQPQPPQQ, from the exons ATGGGGCTTCCCGCGTGGATTCACACTCACTCTCGGTTTTCCCG GTTCAATGGCGTGGCGGGGTCTGGCGACCGAGTTCCTGCAGGTGCCAGCGGTGACGCGGACCTACACCGCGGCCTGCGTCCTCACCACCGCCGCCGTG CAGCTGGAGCTCCTCAGCCCCTTCCAACTCTACTTCAACCCGCACCTCGTGTTCCGGAAGTTCCAG GTTTGGAGGCTCGTTACCAACTTCCTGTTCTTCGGGCCCCTGGGATTCAGCTTCTTCTTCAACATGCTCTTCGT GTTCCGCTACTGCCGCATGCTGGAGGAGGGCTCCTTCCGCGGCCGCACGGCCGACTTCGTCTTCATGTTTCTCTTCGGGGGCGTCCTTATGACC CTGCTGGGGCTCCTGGGCAGCCTCTTCTTCCTGGGCCAGGCCCTCACGGCCATGCTGGTGTACGTGTGGAGCCGCCGCAGCCCCCGGGTGAGGGTCAACTTCTTCGGCCTCCTCACCTTCCAGGCACCATTCCTGCCTTGGGCGCTCATGGGCTTCTCAATGCTGCTGGGCAACTCCATCCTTGTGGACCTGCTGG GCCCTCCCCGCCCCTGGTCCTGCCCACTTCCGGGCCAGTCCTGGTCCCACCCTGGGCTGGCCATCTGTGCAGGACATTGGGCACTATGGAGTCCCAGAGCAGGTTCTGGATTGTGGAGGGTGGCCTCGGCAGCTGGTGGATCTCCGCAGGGATCGCTGTGGGCCACATCTACTACTTCCTGGAGGATGTTTTCCCCAACCAGCCAGGAGGCAAGAGGCTGCTGCTGACCCCCGGCTTCCT GAAGCTGCTACTGGACACTCCAGAGGAGGACCCCAATTACCTGCCCCTCCCGGAGGAGCAGCCACAACCCCCGCAGCAGTGa